Genomic segment of Wolbachia endosymbiont (group A) of Longitarsus flavicornis:
TTGATAGTACAATCTCCTAACCGAGGTAGTCTACAAAAACTCCATCAATGATTTGACCGTTCCTCCCAAAACCACGCTTACGAACGGGCACTAAAGGCACCAGTGACTTGGTCGGTTATAACTGCAAAAGCGCTTCTCACAAAGTTATATCAGAAATTACTCAAAACTTAAATTGGGAGTTTCTTCCTGGTTTGACAGATTTCGTCTGTTTGACGCTTATAACTTTCTGGTTGGTAAAATCTTCTACCTTGTAGCGGTGAGTAACGCTAAACCTTTCTAAAATTGGCTTGTATTTTAAATTCCACAGTTGTTCAGATAGTTTGCTACTTCCCAATAAAAATTTATCCCCTTCCTCTTCTATACTAGTAACCGGAAAACATGCGTTTATTTCTCCTAAACTCCAACTGTCCGATAATACTATCTGCGCTTTAGCAAACTTAATTGCCGGTAGTAAGCTCTGTGGTAGCGGATATAGCGCTTTGAAGTTATACCACACATGATTTCTTTCATAAATACCGTTATAGTTCTTAGTATGAGGCTCGGTTTCTCCAAGTATTGCTACATCCAAGCGATATATGTCATTGCTTAAAGCTCGTTCATAATGATCGCGTAGATAACTCTCTATAACCTCAATTAATGGACTGCTAGATCTGAAAAAGTTCACTCTTCCAAATGATAACACTGGTCCATCTTTTTCTATTTTTACCCCCGAATAGTCAGAAAGAAGATCTCCAAATAAACTCTCGTCCAATATAAATCTCTGCGCATTATAATAATCGTTAAAAATCCTCATCAATCTGGATCTTACAGGCAGTGATAGTTTTGCCAGCTCTACTACTGCATCTACGAAGAAGTCGTTTGGTACGTCTCTTATCCCTATCTGTAATTCAAAAAAGTGTTTACCGGGTGGCTCTTCAATAATCGTAATATCTTCTATGTTTGCCCATTTTAATGCTATTTTCAGTGAGGCAGGTGTTCCTCTTAAACGCTGAAATTCTACCCCTTCTTTTATCGCTCTTCTTTTGTCTTTTGCCCAACGCAGAATCTCTTCTATACCATATTCCTCTACTATCCATGGCAATATTTCTTCTTTAGGATTAAACTTAAATCCTCTTATCCCGCTTGGATCTACTTTGTAATCGATTGCTTCTACTAGCGCTTTTTCCTGTTTTGTTGCATTTGGGGGTAATAAACTTTTCATTTGTCTTTTCTTTCAAGTTGCTTTAACTTTCTTTATTTAGGTAACTTATGAGTAAGCAAGAGATCATTGCGGAACTTATGAAAAATAAAGATGTTCTTAATATCAAAAACACTGAACACGCTTCCATAATATTTGACCATATTATCAATACTTTAAAAAACAAGTTACAACTTCTGGAAGAAGATCAATATTTTCGTCTCCCTAACATTGGTCATTTTTATCCAGTAAACCTTAAACCACTTATTGCACGCAATCCCCTCACTGGTGAAACTTTTACGATTCCACAAAACAAAAAAATACGTTTTAAATCCTATCTAACTTGACGTAGCCCAAGCACTGCACACTCATTCCCCAGTACCACAACATCCTCTCTTGGCTCGATTAATTCTACGTTTTCTACTCCTTCTACGAACAAATTCGCTATAATCCACGATCTTGTCACCTTCCATCCTAATCTTTTCGTTGTTTCAAATTTTTCTATAAATTTCTTCTTCACCGTTTCAATAATATCTGGTCTTTTAATACTAATTCTGCTGTGGATATTTATTTCAATAATATTGCAACCAACTACTGTTATCGTATCTGTTAATACCCTTATATCATCCCTGGTGACTCGTTTTCTTACAATATCAAGTAGTTCTTCAGACGCTATGCCATTTGTGGATAACTCCGTGGATAAAATCGAGATCTCTACACTTCCTGGCACTTTTGATTCAACCAGCGCATCCTTTACTCTACTATC
This window contains:
- a CDS encoding phage tail protein, which produces MKSLLPPNATKQEKALVEAIDYKVDPSGIRGFKFNPKEEILPWIVEEYGIEEILRWAKDKRRAIKEGVEFQRLRGTPASLKIALKWANIEDITIIEEPPGKHFFELQIGIRDVPNDFFVDAVVELAKLSLPVRSRLMRIFNDYYNAQRFILDESLFGDLLSDYSGVKIEKDGPVLSFGRVNFFRSSSPLIEVIESYLRDHYERALSNDIYRLDVAILGETEPHTKNYNGIYERNHVWYNFKALYPLPQSLLPAIKFAKAQIVLSDSWSLGEINACFPVTSIEEEGDKFLLGSSKLSEQLWNLKYKPILERFSVTHRYKVEDFTNQKVISVKQTKSVKPGRNSQFKF
- a CDS encoding HU family DNA-binding protein, which encodes MSKQEIIAELMKNKDVLNIKNTEHASIIFDHIINTLKNKLQLLEEDQYFRLPNIGHFYPVNLKPLIARNPLTGETFTIPQNKKIRFKSYLT
- a CDS encoding baseplate J/gp47 family protein, which gives rise to MEQPNIIEPLNFEEIFSRMKEELVKRDASFTALVESDPAMKVLEVAAWRELLLRERINEAAKSNLLKFARGEELDNLAEFYGAERQDGEEDERFRKRIKARIVGSSTGGSKEHYRFQALSADSRVKDALVESKVPGSVEISILSTELSTNGIASEELLDIVRKRVTRDDIRVLTDTITVVGCNIIEINIHSRISIKRPDIIETVKKKFIEKFETTKRLGWKVTRSWIIANLFVEGVENVELIEPREDVVVLGNECAVLGLRQVR